CCTGTATCCGTTCAATCAAACTCAAAGGCAAGTTAAACGCTTTAATGAGTTCGCTCTCTTTTTGGCGTTGCTCGCCCTTATCCTTTTCATGGTCATAGCCTAACAAATGCAACACCCCATGGATGAATAAAAGAGCGATCTCATCTTCTAATCTATGCCCTAATTTCAGGGCGTTTTCTTGAGCTAATGGCATGTTAATAACCACGCTCCCTAAAGGGGCGTGAGGAACAACCTCTAAAGGGAAGCTCAAAACATCGGTAGCGTAATCGCAATCCCTTAAATCCCTGTTGATCTCTCGCATGGTTTCACCGCTCACTAAAATAAGCTCAATGATTTGAGTGGGGGCTAAAAAATTTGCGATTTTTTCTAATAATAAAAAGTCTGATTCTAGCGGAGTTTGGTTGTCTATTTCTAGCATTAAAGATATAAAAAAGAAGTTTAAAAAAGCCCTAAAATTTAGGGCTTATAAAGATTAAGCGAAAGAACCTTTAATTTGTTCCACCCATTTTGAAATCCTCTCATCCGTCAAATCGTCTTGATTGTCTTCATCAATCACGAGACCGACAAATTTACCGCCTTCTACCGCTTTAGAAGCTTCAAAATGATAACCATCAGTGGGAGTTTGCCCTACCACTTTACCGGCTTTAGCTTTTTCATAGATGTGGAAAATGCCTTCCGCAAAAGTTTCGCTGTAAGTGTCTTGATCGCCCAAGCCTACAAGCCCAATGGTTTTATTCGCAAAATCGCTCGCTTCCAATGTGCCTAAAAAGTCTTCCCAATCTGTTTGCAAATCGCCCGCACCGGCTGTTGGAGCGACTAGAATAACCTTTGTAAAGCTATCAAATTGCTCTTTAGAAGCCTTAGCCACATCAACCACTTCGGCATTACCAATAGCCTTGCTGATTTTTTCAGCGATAGCTTCAGCGTTTCCGCTGTCTGTCCCAAAAAAGATACCAAT
This region of Helicobacter pylori genomic DNA includes:
- the ybeY gene encoding rRNA maturation RNase YbeY, whose amino-acid sequence is MLEIDNQTPLESDFLLLEKIANFLAPTQIIELILVSGETMREINRDLRDCDYATDVLSFPLEVVPHAPLGSVVINMPLAQENALKLGHRLEDEIALLFIHGVLHLLGYDHEKDKGEQRQKESELIKAFNLPLSLIERIQDQF
- a CDS encoding flavodoxin — its product is MGKIGIFFGTDSGNAEAIAEKISKAIGNAEVVDVAKASKEQFDSFTKVILVAPTAGAGDLQTDWEDFLGTLEASDFANKTIGLVGLGDQDTYSETFAEGIFHIYEKAKAGKVVGQTPTDGYHFEASKAVEGGKFVGLVIDEDNQDDLTDERISKWVEQIKGSFA